The Gossypium hirsutum isolate 1008001.06 chromosome D02, Gossypium_hirsutum_v2.1, whole genome shotgun sequence region TTTTTCAAATTGatacttgaaaattttttgtCTTGTACAAGTGTCTAAGCTTAACTTCGATGTTCAATTTGGTGcttgagtttttttttgtctTACGTACTTATGTTTTTTTACTAGAGCACACGAACATGATGTTGTTTAGTTtgggtaccaaattgaacattgaaatcaaatttaagtattaaattaagaaaaagaactcaggtactaaattgaacattaaaaccaaatataaGTATCAAATGGTATATTAAACCTCTAAATTTAAAGcccaactaaattatttatttattaggaaataaattcttcaaaattcaaatgaaggaaaataaataaataattgggttttttttttaaatcaaagaaaaataacctCCAAAAAGGagagaactttttttttttggcttcaaTGGCCTTTTAAGCTTCTTCTTCTTAAAGGCTAAAGAGCCTCTGATAAACCCTAGCTTTTGTGATTTTCCCGAAATGCCCTTCCCAAACCTCCATATTCACCGTTCTCTCTCTTCTCTTTCGTCTCCCTTCTCCGACGCCTTCCTCGCCGACAAAGCCTTAACTTTCCTCAAACGCCACCCTTACCAGCTAAATTCCCtcttttccaattttaccccCGAAGCAGCTTCTTTTTTACTACTCAAGTCCCAAAACGACCAAACCCTAATCCTAAATTTCCTAAAATGGGCGCACCCTCACCCGTTCTTCACCCCTCGCTGCAAATGCCTCGCCCTCCACATCCTCACCAAATTCAAGCTCTACAAATCAGCACAGTCCTTAGCAGAGGACCTCGCCGTCCGTACGCCCGATCCGAAGGGCAATTTCGTCTTTCAGTGCCTTAAAGAAACTTACCAATTGTGTGCTTCGAGCTCCGCGGTAATCGACTTGGTGGTAAAATCTTATGCCCATTTGAAATTCATCGATAAGGctattaacattgttaatttagctaaaattaaTGGTTTCATGCCTGGGGTTTTATCTTACAATGCTATTTTGGACGCCGTGATTAGATGTAAAAAGCCCGTTAGATTTGCTGAGGAAGTTTTTGAAGAAATGGTTAGAAATGGGGTTTCACCAAATGTATTTACTTATAACATTTTGATTAGGGGTTTTTGCTCGGCGGGGAATTTGGatatgggtttagggtttttcagTGAAATGGAGAGGGATGGCTGTTTGCCTAATGTGGTTACTTATAACACGTTAATCGATGCACACTGTAAGTTGAAGAAGACCGATGATGCATTTAAGTTGTTTAGGGCAATGGCATTAAAGGGTTTGAAGCCGAATTTGATTACTTATAACGTAATCATCAATGGGTTGTGTAGAGAAGGTAGGATGAAGGAGACGAGTGAGGTGCTTCACGAGATGAATCAGAAAGGTTTCGTTGCGGATGAGGTTACTTATAATACACTCGTGAATGGATATTGTAAAGATGGTAATTTTCATCAAGCACTTGTTTTGCATGCCGAGATGGTGAGGAATGGCTTAACTCCGAATGTCATTACTTATACTTCGTTGATTAATAGTATGTGCAAAGCTGGGAATATGAACAGAGCAATGGAGTTCTTTGAACAGATGCATGTTAGAGGACTTCGTCCTAACGAGAGAACATATACTACTTTAGTAAATGGGTTCTGCCAGCAAGGACTTTTAAACGAAGCGTTTCGAGTACTAAATGAAATGGTTAGAAACGGATTTTCACCTTCGTTAGTCACTTATAATGCTCTTATTAATGGGCATTGTATGCTTGGAAAGGTGGAAGAGGGTTTAAAAATGATAGAAGATATGGTAGAGAAAGGTGTAGCTCCGGACATAGTAAGTTATAGTACAATTATTTCTGGTTTTTGTAGATACCAGGATTTGGAGAAGGCGTTCCAAATGAAGCAGGAGATGGTCAAGAAAGGAGTTAAACTGGATGCAGTTACATATTCATCACTGATTCAGGGTCTGTGTGAGCAAAGTAGACTTGCTGAAGCTTGTGATCTTTTCCAGGAGATGCTGAATGCAGGTGTGACTCCCGATGAGTTTACGTATACTACGTTAATTTATGCTTATTGCAAAAACGAGGATATAAAGACGGCTTTTCATTTGCACGATGAAATGGTTCAGAAGGGCTTCCTTCCTGATGTTGTTACTTATAGTGTGCTTATTAATGGTCTCAATAAACAAGCTAGGACAAGGGAAGCAAAAAGGCTTTTGCTCAAATTGTTTTATGATGAATCTGTCCCAAGTGATGTCATGTATAATACGCTGATAGAGAATTGCGGCAATATCGAATTTAAAAGTGCTGTAGCTCTTATAAAAGGATTTTGTATGAAGGGTTTGATGAACGAAGCTGATCGAGTTTTTGAGTCAATGCTTCAGAGAAACCATAACCCTGATGAAGCTGCATATAATGTTATCATACATGGTCATTGTAGAGGTGGGAATATTCAGAAGGCGTATGATCTATACAAGGAAATGGTGAAGATAGGTTTTGTTCCtcatactgttactgttattgcTCTGGTTAAAGCACTATTCATGGTTGGCAAGACCGATGAGTTAAGTCAAGTCATAACAAACATACTTAGAAGCTGTAAGCTTACTGATGCTGAGCTTGCTAAAGTACTTGTTGAAATAAACCATAAAGAAGGGAATATGGATGCTGTTTTCAATGTACTTACTGAAATGGCCAAGGATGGCCTCCTTCCAAAAAGTGGCTGAACTGCATATGCTGGTGAAGGACCGAGCACAATGGACCATAAAACTCATGAGTTCTCCATAAAAGGTAATGGCTATGAGGACATTATGAAGCTGGCCGAATGGCATAGCGTTCCTGATTTTTGCAATcttcaaatatatgaatgaatctTGTCATGCATGCTAGTCAGGATAATGCCTGGGCTGGGATTTCTTTTTGGGGACTGCATCTCAATTTCTTCTAGAAACTCAAATTGGTATTCAAGTTCCATTATGATGTACATGCTTAAGTAGCGACAATAAAGCTTGTGGATCTGCATACACTTTGTATATGGAGTCTCAGTTATTTCTCATAGCTCATTTGAGAAGATTGATTTAGTTGTTATGTTGACTATTAGTTATTATTGAATTGGTAAAGAAGAGCATTGTGGATCTGCACACATGGGGAACTTTGATCCGCACCGACATCCTTTGTGTTGGACTCTGGAACCATGAGCTTAAGCACAAGTTTCTCTAATGGAATGCAACAACAGAGAGCACAACTTACAAACTTACCGAGGAGCCTTGTATCTCATTCATTTTGTTCTGGCAACTTATTGAGGATCCTTGTATGTCATTCATTTTGTTCTTTGGGCAGAGCTTGAACTAATCTATGAGCTTTTTATTGATGGGATTTCAACTATTCATTGTGTCTTGAATACAATTGACTCATTGTACAAATAATAAGCAATGCATCCATACAAAAGGTTCCTTCGCAATTCAGGCAACAAAGATTTTAACAAGTGAAGGACAAACTTTGGgtctaaaaaaaactttaaaagaaaaggAAGGTCTCATTGGCTGGTCTGATAGTCCATAAAGAAGACACGATGCTTCTTACATCTACCTCAACTTCCTCTAACATGCTTAGGTCAATGAACATCCATCTTAGGGCCATAGAAACTAGGTTATCTGGTTTTGGAAATCCTACATGACAAGACCATAACTAGGCGGAATGGCAGAATGCCACTAGAGACTAAACCATCAAGGAAAATTAGATAAATGAAGGACTAGGATAGCAGCAAAAAGACATGATGCCAATGATTTTATAGACCAGAAAAACATTACAAATTCCCTCTTACAGTACCTAGGAAACAAATGATATGTGCGTAGTCCACTATTTAGCATTCCCTGTAAATACAGGAAGTATAAAACAAAGGGAAAAGATCTTGGAACTCACAACCATGATATATCTATATATAACCATTGAAATGGCAGATGAGCCACGATAGAATAAGCAGCCAGACCCATATTCCACTGGCAACAGTTACACTGACAATTTCAGTTAATTTCCCTTACCAGTGAAATCTATAATATAATGCTATTAGCAACTAAAACCATCTCACAAAGATTGATACCATAAATAAGTGTTCATAATACTTAACTGCAAGTGAGGGAGAAAGAAAGCAAAAGCAAGGCAAGGCAACACAGGCAGGTAGGGAATGTTAAAGAAACTAAAAGCTAATGCAAGCTCTCACAATTTATGAATGCAtacactattttttttctttcaaatgctACAAAGTCAATTTAACATGGTATTCACATTTAAGAATATATGATACATCAAAGCAAATGATATCCAACGGAAGATAATAAAAGCATCAAAGGTTTAAATTCATAAGATGAACTTAACCAGAGCAGTAATAATTTTGCAATGCCGATTCTTAAAATCAGAACATTCTTAGTTTCCACCAATACCAGGTTAGATTACCATAGCAATTAAAAATAAAGTCCCtacatatcaaatatcaaatttactTAATGGAATCTGTTTCTATTGCTTACTAAAACAAGGATGAGAAATTCGATAAGCCTGAAATCGGGCAAGTTATCTCAGCCATGTTAGAAACTACTCAAATACATATTCTTACAGATAACACAAGGTTAAAAAATCAACCTCTTTTCAAAAGTTCATAACTTATCGGGAAGAAAGCCTTTGGTGCAAATCGTCTGCCAATGCCTGTCTCAAACTTTCCCCGAAATAATAGAACTGCTTCTCACTCTCAAGCACCCTCGCCGGAGCCCCAGTTTCATCGGGATCCTTTTGAACCTTGGGCTCAGGCTCTCTTGCAATCTGACACAAATTATGCAACACGCAACAAGCAACAATTGTTTGCGGTGCATGATTAAGCCCCACATTCAAATCTTGAAGAATTTTCCACCTAGTTTTAAGTAAACCAATTGCTTCAACCACCACAGACCTCCCTTTCATCAACATCCCATCGAACAAATTCTGTGCTGGAGTCCCGGCCCCATCAGGAGAAAAGGGTGTCATCAAAAACGACAATAAAGGATAACACCAATCTCCAACAATATAAGGCCTAACATGATGACCCCTAACATTAATTACTTTATCCCAAACAATATCACCTGAAGTAAGCCTATTATACAACAAACTATCTCTAAAATGAGTAGCATCATCTGCCCCACCAGGAGCTTTAACACAAACATCCCAGAAAATTTTTCTATGATCAGCAACAACCTGAAGCAAAACTGAATCATACCCATATTTGCATTTATAAGAACTCATCGAATTCCTATCAAGTTTCAACCCACGGACCTTAATCGGACTCCCATCAATAGCTCCACAAATGTTGGGCAATGAAGTAAGCTCCTCGAACCCTTGGGTAGTCTCAACCAATCTACGACGAGAAACAGGGATCTTGATAAACTCTGGGTATAGCTTAGTAGCCAAAAGCCGAGTCACCATGTTAGTGATTTTGGAAACGATGTAAGGGTCCAAAGAAGAACGGGAAGCGATGGTTTTAGCAGAGTAACCATGGCAGAGACGAGAAAGGACCATAGCTACAGCATAATCAGAAGGAAGTGAAAGATTCGAAGCGGTTATAAAAGGCTTGAGTTTCTCAACCACGGTGGTGAAAACAGGGTAGGATAACCCATACAAGGACCGCCACTCAGCGTCACGTATCGGGGCATCCATGGACCAAATATGGTCGGTCGAGAGAGCACGGAATGCGGCGACGGAGAAGTGAGAAGAAGACGACGGAGGAGGAGAAGGCGATGAATTGGGTTCCCTTTTCTTCGACGAAGGAGAAGAATCCAATGACCCTTTCTTAGAAGAAGTAGCGAGGAAAGAAAGGAGAGAAGCGAGAGTGAAGAAGAGAAGAGGAGCAGGCGAAGAAGATGAAAGAAGAGAAGATGGAGAAGAAGGGGAAGGAGATGAAGtaggaggagaagaagaagaagaaggggaaAGAAGGGAAGTGGTGGGATCAAGAGAGTTGTGAAGGTGGAGGAGATTTGATAACATGAGCAAGAATGTTTCATCCATTGATGGAGCACAAAAAAAGGGGGTTTCAGTgaaagatttagggttttttgagattggatttgggggAAGGGAAGATGGTGGAATTGGGGATTTTGGGTTTGATTGTTTTCAGTTGAATTTGAAGAAAAACATTAGCTTTGAGAATGGATTCAAAGTGTTATATGTTTCTGTTTTGATTCTCAAATCTATGTTGTAAATGAGAAAAAGGGTTCTCTGTTTCTGAGTTCAGTTGAAGCAATTACACCCAATGCTATaggttaaattttgatttaagtccctttatttttcatatattttgaatttagacTCTTTCATTTTAGGTCAACTACACCCAATGCTactaattattagtaaatttatgttttgatcactcaacttcaaaaagttacaaaatggacACTggattatttaaaagtttttatttaagtcattaagctgttaagtttttatttaagtcattgaccAGTACGATGGATTAGTATCTACCAACAAATAGAAGAACATACATTAGATTCAAGTCGATCTGATAGTTAATATCAGAGATCGGTACAATGActtcaataaaattttttgattttttgtaatTATACCTTCATAAATttctagttttattttattatttaatttttatataatttttagctTAGTCAAAAAgcttaataataatatagatgaatGCATCAGTAGAATAAAAAGTTGTCAAATATCCTTATATtatatcaaaaacaaaaaatcaataaatgattaaataatagtTTCTTAAATTcgcttataattttttttaatttcaataattgTGTACTTTATAATAATTCTAATATGAATTTTATTTCCCTaaaatcttttataaatatataaatttactaaaataacataattttaatatttatacaaatatatgtgataatataaaAGTATTACATAAATATCACACCAGCATCTTTTATGTgtcttttattattaaactaaattaacgGATTCGTAGATTAAGTCTTAGCTTGATTAGCATGTGCATTGTTGTCAATCCGGGAAGACATGGGTTTAAGTGTGTTGAAACGCATTATCTTTCGACTTATGAGTTGGGGAAGAGTTATAGATAGTTTCaaattataaatgtatgaaaaaaaatagtattattattttggacctatgaataacattataaaaaaccaaaacagaattacaccaaattaaagtaaaaatatttaaatataaaaattcatcatagtagagggactaaaactAGGATTGGACCATCAACCGATAAGATAAAAagggttaatatattatttggtacttgagtttggcTTAAATGTTGAATTTAGTATGAGTTTTTTTGTCTTAATCTAGTTCCTGAGATTGGCTTCAATATTCATATTAGTATATGGGTTTTTTTCAAGTTGATACttgactttttttttgttcaaattaagtacttgagtttggcttcaatgtccaatttggtatttaaccctttttttttgtCCCAATTGAGTACCGATGTTTATTTTACTAGAACACAAGTGCCAAACGTTTATCGGATCACATTATTCCATTGGGactaggtaccaaattgaacattaaagccACATTTAGGTACCCAATGGTACATTAACCCATCAAACCAGGTCTGGTTATCCGATTTGGATCCGGATCCCGTTAGAAAAATAGGAAGCAAAAAACGTCCTAGCGATTCAATTATTTCGATCCCACCCCAATAATCCCTTTTGAacgaaaaggaagaaaaataattttagggtttaaagaAACTCCTaatctcaccttcatttagcaa contains the following coding sequences:
- the LOC107944404 gene encoding pentatricopeptide repeat-containing protein At5g39710, producing MPFPNLHIHRSLSSLSSPFSDAFLADKALTFLKRHPYQLNSLFSNFTPEAASFLLLKSQNDQTLILNFLKWAHPHPFFTPRCKCLALHILTKFKLYKSAQSLAEDLAVRTPDPKGNFVFQCLKETYQLCASSSAVIDLVVKSYAHLKFIDKAINIVNLAKINGFMPGVLSYNAILDAVIRCKKPVRFAEEVFEEMVRNGVSPNVFTYNILIRGFCSAGNLDMGLGFFSEMERDGCLPNVVTYNTLIDAHCKLKKTDDAFKLFRAMALKGLKPNLITYNVIINGLCREGRMKETSEVLHEMNQKGFVADEVTYNTLVNGYCKDGNFHQALVLHAEMVRNGLTPNVITYTSLINSMCKAGNMNRAMEFFEQMHVRGLRPNERTYTTLVNGFCQQGLLNEAFRVLNEMVRNGFSPSLVTYNALINGHCMLGKVEEGLKMIEDMVEKGVAPDIVSYSTIISGFCRYQDLEKAFQMKQEMVKKGVKLDAVTYSSLIQGLCEQSRLAEACDLFQEMLNAGVTPDEFTYTTLIYAYCKNEDIKTAFHLHDEMVQKGFLPDVVTYSVLINGLNKQARTREAKRLLLKLFYDESVPSDVMYNTLIENCGNIEFKSAVALIKGFCMKGLMNEADRVFESMLQRNHNPDEAAYNVIIHGHCRGGNIQKAYDLYKEMVKIGFVPHTVTVIALVKALFMVGKTDELSQVITNILRSCKLTDAELAKVLVEINHKEGNMDAVFNVLTEMAKDGLLPKSG
- the LOC107944405 gene encoding protein ALP1-like, which produces MDETFLLMLSNLLHLHNSLDPTTSLLSPSSSSSPPTSSPSPSSPSSLLSSSSPAPLLFFTLASLLSFLATSSKKGSLDSSPSSKKREPNSSPSPPPSSSSHFSVAAFRALSTDHIWSMDAPIRDAEWRSLYGLSYPVFTTVVEKLKPFITASNLSLPSDYAVAMVLSRLCHGYSAKTIASRSSLDPYIVSKITNMVTRLLATKLYPEFIKIPVSRRRLVETTQGFEELTSLPNICGAIDGSPIKVRGLKLDRNSMSSYKCKYGYDSVLLQVVADHRKIFWDVCVKAPGGADDATHFRDSLLYNRLTSGDIVWDKVINVRGHHVRPYIVGDWCYPLLSFLMTPFSPDGAGTPAQNLFDGMLMKGRSVVVEAIGLLKTRWKILQDLNVGLNHAPQTIVACCVLHNLCQIAREPEPKVQKDPDETGAPARVLESEKQFYYFGESLRQALADDLHQRLSSR